One genomic segment of Labrus bergylta chromosome 17, fLabBer1.1, whole genome shotgun sequence includes these proteins:
- the LOC109981222 gene encoding purpurin, with product MQNPFWWITKTSSCRVTTTVTFLILNRMGSSKLALLLVILSCVERSFSASCVVDSFTVKKDFEPSRYTGKWYGLQKKDPEGLFLQDNISSEYTIDDDGSMVALTKGRVNLFGFWVVCADMAAQYTVPDPATPGKMYMKYQGLASYLSSGDDNYWVIDTDYDNYAITYACRTLKEDGSCKDGYAVIFSRNPRGLPPAMQRIVRQKQEEICLAGEFQPVLQSDAC from the exons ATGCAGAACCCATTCTGGTGGATCACCAAGACAAGCAGTTGTCGAGTAACAACCACAGTCACATTTCTGATCTTAAACAG AATGGGATCCTCTAAGCTGGCCCTGCTGCTGGTCATTCTGTCCTGTGTGGAGCGCAGTTTTTCTGCCTCCTGTGTTGTTGACAGCTTCACAGTCAAGAAGGACTTCGAACCCAGTAGg TATACAGGAAAGTGGTACGGACTGCAGAAGAAAGATCCAGAAGGCCTCTTCCTGCAGGACAACATCTCATCCGAGTACACCATCGATGACGACGGCTCCATGGTCGCCTTGACCAAAGGACGTGTCAATCTGTTTGG CTTCTGGGTTGTGTGTGCTGACATGGCTGCCCAGTACACTGTCCCCGACCCTGCCACCCCTGGCAAGATGTACATGAAATACCAGGGACTGGCAAGCTACCTGTCCAGTGGAG ATGACAACTACTGGGTGATCGACACCGACTACGACAACTATGCCATCACCTATGCCTGCCGCACTCTGAAGGAAGACGGAAGCTGCAAGGACGGCTACGCCGTCATCTTCTCCAGGAACCCCCGTGGTCTGCCTCCTGCCATGCAGCGCATCGTCCGTCAGAAACAAGAGGAAATCTGCCTGGCCGGAGAGTTTCAGcctgtcctgcagtctgatgcctgctaa